Genomic DNA from Azospirillum brasilense:
CCTGTTCGTTCCGGATGTCGAACGGATCAACGCGCTGAACCTCATCGACGAAAGCGTAACGGTCGCCACCCTGCCCGCCTTTGCGCCGGTCGAGCCCGGCCAGATGGTCGCCACGGTCAAGATCATCCCCTTCGCCGCCCCCCGCGGCGCCGTGGAAGGGGCGGAGGTCGAGGCGTCCGCCGGGATGCCGGCGCTTCGCGTCGCTCCGTTCCGCCCCTTGACCGCCGCGCTGATCCAGACCCGCCTGCCGGGCGTGAAGGACAGCGTCCTCGACAAGACCGTGGCGGTGACGCGCGAGCGTCTGGAGGCGATGGGCGGGCGGCTGGTCCGGGATTCCCGCTGCTACCACGGCGAGGCGGCTCTGGCCGACGCCATCGCGGCGGCGGGGCGCGTCGACCTGCTGCTGATCGCCGGGGCCTCGGCCATCACCGACCGGCGCGACGTGCTGCCCGCGGGCATCGAGCGGGCGGGCGGCGTGATCGAGCATTTCGGCATGCCGGTCGACCCCGGCAATCTGCTGCTGATCGCGCATATCGGGGAAACGCCGGTGCTCGGCCTGCCCGGCTGCGCGCGGTCGCCCAAGCTGAACGGCTTCGACTGGGTGCTCCAGCGCATCGCCGCGGGGATTCCGGTGACGCGGGCCGACGTCATGCGCATGGGGGTTGGTGGCCTGCTGGCCGAGATCCCCAGCCGGCCCCTGCCCCGAGCCGGCGCCGTCGCGGTGGAACCGCCCCGCGCGCCGCGCATCGCCGCTCTGGTTCTGGCCGCCGGACGGTCGAGCAGGATGGGCGGCAGCAACAAGCTGCTCGCCGATGTCGGCGGGGAACCGCTGGTCGTCCGCACGGTCGAATCGGTTCTGGCCTCGCAGGCCAGGCCGGTGGTGGTGGTGACCGGCCACATGGCGGAGGCGGTGTCCGCCCCGCTGGCCGGGCGCCCGCTGACCATCGTCCACAACCCGTCGTTCGCCGACGGGCTCAGCGCCTCGCTGCGCGCCGGGCTGGCCGCCCTGCCGGCGGATGTCGACGGGGTGGTGGTGTGCCTCGGCGACATGCCACGCGTCACGCCGCAGGCCATCGACCGTCTGATCGCCGCCTACAACCCGCTGGAGGGCCGGACCGTCTGCGTCCCGACCGTCCAGGGCAAGCGCGGCAACCCGGTCCTGTGGGACCGCGGCTTCTTCGCGGAGATGGCGAAGCTGAGCGGCGACGCCGGGGCCAAGACCCTGCTGGCCACCCACGCCGATCAGGTGATCGAGGTGCCGGTGGAGGACGGCGGCATCCTCTACGACGTCGACACGCCGGACCTGCTGGCGGAGCTGCGCGGGTAAGGCTCAGGACGCCCGTTCGATCACCAGATCCAGCCAGCGGCGGGAGATCGTCCGGGCGACCGCCTCGGCGGCGGGCAGGTGCCGCTCCAGCGCGGCGTCCAGCCCATCGAGGACGGCCCGGTTGCGCTCCCGCGAATCGACGCCGAACTTCTCCGCCCAGCCGCGGACGATGGCGGCGTCGGCCTCGGGGTGGAACTGGAAGGCGTAGAGGTTGCGGCCGAGCCGGAAGGCCTGACGCATGCAGGCCGCGCTCCAGGCCAGCGGCACGGCGCCCTCGGGAAACTCGAAGGTGTCGTAGTGCCACTGCACCATGTGCAGCTCCGGCTCCAGCCCGCCGAACAGCGGATCGTCCGAAGCGGCGTTGAACAGCCGGACCGCGCCAACACCGATCTCCGCCACCGAATGGCGGTAGACACGGGCGCCGAAGGCACGGGCGGCCAACTGCGCCCCCAGGCAGATGCCCATCACCGGGCGCTCCTCCGCCGCGAAGGCGCGGATCAGTTCCATGACCTGCGGAAAGTGCGGCCCCTGCGCGTCGTTCCAGGCGTCCTGCGGTCCGCCGAGAACCAGCAGCCCGTGATAACCCTCCGGCGTGGCGGGCAGCGCCTCCCCTTCGTCCGCGGCGACGGTGACCAGCGTCGCGCCGAACTCGGCCAGCGCGTCGCCCACGATTCCGGCGGGGGCGTTTCGGTTGTTCTGGACGACCAGGATGCGCATGGAGGGGCCATGTCGGTTGGAACGGAGTCCGCGGGGCGGATGCTTCGTTCATGAGCGGCGGCGGCGGCGAAATCAAGCGGCGCAAGGCCGCTATGCGCCACGCCACGGGACGGCGTACAGTGCGAGGACGCGAAGGAAGCCATCAACTTCCCCAGGGAGACGAGATCAATGCTGACCCGGATTCGCACGCTGGCAGGGGCCGCCGCCCTTGCCGGTGCCCTTCTGTTCCCCGCGACCCTGCTGTTCCCGACCACGGCCTCCGCCCAGAACGGGACAGTCACCTTCCTGCACTTCAACGACATCTACGAGATTTCCCCGGTGAAGGGCCGCGGCGGCTTCGCCCCCCTGATGACGGTGCTGAAAGCGGAGCGGGAGCGCAGTGCGGGAGCGCTGACGACGGTCGGGGGCGATTTCCTCTCGCCCTCCCTGCTCTCCGGAACGACGCAGGGCGCGCAGATGCCCGACCTGTTCAACGCCATGGGCGTGGACGTCGTCGGCTTCGGGAATCACGAGTTCGATTTCGGCACGGAGGTGCTGAAGGCCCGCATCGCCGAATCGAAATTCCCTTGGATCGGCACCAACATCGCCGGGCCGGACGGCCAGCCGCTCCCCGGTTCGGTCGCCACCTGGACGAAGACGGTCGGCGACGTCAAAGTCGGCTTCGTGGGGCTCCTGACTCCGGAGACCGCGCATCTGTCCAGCGGCGGGGCGGAGGCCACCTTCACCAACGTGCAGGCCGCCGCGGCCCTGGCGGTGAAGGGGCTGCGCGACGCGGGGGCGCACGTCGTCGTCGCGCTGACCCACCAGACCATCGCGGAGGACCGCGACTTGGCCGTCAAGGTCAAGGGCATCGACCTCGTGCTGGGCGGCCACGACCACGACCCGATCAGCTTCTACGAGGGATCGACCCTGATCCTGAAGGCCGGGGCGGACGGCCACTATCTCGGCGTCATCGATCTGGCGGTCAGCACCAAGGCCACGGACAAGGGGCCGGCGACCACCGTCGCTCCCGCCGGCTGGCGTTTCGTCAGCACCGCCGGGTTGGCCCCGGACGCGGAGGTCGGTGCCTTGGTCAAGCGCTACACCGACCAGCTCGACGCCACGCTGGCCGGGGTGATCGGGCGGACGGAGACCGACCTGGACAGCCGCAAGGACGTCGTCCGCTCGCAGGAGACGACGATGGGCAACCTGATCGCCGACGCGCTGCGCGACGGGCTGAAGGCCGATGTCACGATCACCAACGGCGGCGGAATCCGCGCCGACACGCTGCACCCCGCGGGCAGTTCACTGACCCGCAAGGACATCTTCGCGGAAATGCCCTTCGGCAACGTCGCCGTGCTGACGTTGCTGTCCGGCGCCGACATTCTGGCTGCGCTGGAGCATGGCGTGTCGAAGGTGGAGGACAAGGCCGGGCGCTTCCCCCAGGTGTCGGGCCTGACCTTCGCCTACGACCCGAAGCTGCCGTCGGGCACCCGCGTGACCGGCGTGACGGTGGGCGGCCAGCCGCTCGACCCCGCCAAAACCTACCGCGTGGCGACCAACGACTACATGCTGAAGGGCGGCGATGGCTACGCCGCGTTGACCCGCGGCCGGACGGTGGTGGACGCCTCCGGCGCCGTGCTGATGGCGACGATGGTCATGGATTATGTGGAGGCGAAGAAGACGGTCGCTCCGAAGGTCGAAGGCCGCATCGTGGCGAAGTGACCGGAACGCGCGCAAAAAAGAACGCCCCTGGACCGGCTGGTCCGGGGGCGCAAGGCCAGGATGGATCGTTGGTGAAGCGTCAGGCGCTGCGGCGGGCGTGGCGCGCGGCTCCTTCGGCCCGCGCGTTCAGCCGCCGCACCGCGTCGTTCGCAGTTTTCGCCGACAGCTCCGAAATCTTGACGCTGCGGTTCAGCAGAAGTTCCATCTCGTCTTTGACCATGCTGCTCTGCGCGGCGTAGAGGTCCTGGACCGACCGGCTGCGCATCATCGCGTTGATGCCCTCGGCGTTGCGGGCCATGGCCTCCTGGGCGAAACCCATCCATTCGCGCATGATGGACTGCATGCCATCCATCAGCACGGACCCGCACTGCGTCATGACGTCCATGTTCTCGCGGGCCTGCTGGGCGACCTCGCCCTGAGCCTCCGCGGACAGGCCCATCATGCGGTTGAGTTGGTCGGTGGTCTGGCCGGCAACCTGGCCAGCCACCTGGGTCGCCTTTCCCATCATGTCGCTGGCCGTGTCGGCGCCGCGCTGGGTCGCCTCCGCGGCGGTTTCCGCCATGCGGCGGGTGGTGTCCTCGGCAACATTCCGGCCTTTGGCGGCGGTGTCGCGCGCGATGGTCTGCGCGTCCTTCTCTGAAGCCATCTGCCTTGCTCCTGGTTTCGTTCCGTCCGAATCGGACGCTCCCCCCATTTTTCTTGAGTGTCGCGATTTTTGTGCAGTGCGACACAAACATCCATATACCATGGTGGCGAAGAATAGTTCCACAACTCTAAAAACTAACCTTACCTACTTTTTTGCGGATACGGAGAAGTCTCCGCAAGGATTTATTGCAGGGGGTTTTGCATCAAATTTCATGGAGTGTTTTAATTGATCCAAAGAAAATCATTAAGCAGCACCGTAAGAGAGATGCGGACGGCCTGAACACACCCCAAATTCTGAGGTAAGAAACCTTGAGCCGGTGCGCTGCCCGTCCTGGTCCGGCACCGGCCCACCCGCGGAGGATGCCCATGCTCATCGGCGTGCCGACGGAAATCAAAAAC
This window encodes:
- a CDS encoding NTP transferase domain-containing protein — protein: MFFGPLPLRELEGAILAHSVRRGSVSFKKGRILSAEDVTALRDAGLTTATVAKPGPDDVGEDAAAARIATALKGQEITTGAAFTGRVNLFAESRGLFVPDVERINALNLIDESVTVATLPAFAPVEPGQMVATVKIIPFAAPRGAVEGAEVEASAGMPALRVAPFRPLTAALIQTRLPGVKDSVLDKTVAVTRERLEAMGGRLVRDSRCYHGEAALADAIAAAGRVDLLLIAGASAITDRRDVLPAGIERAGGVIEHFGMPVDPGNLLLIAHIGETPVLGLPGCARSPKLNGFDWVLQRIAAGIPVTRADVMRMGVGGLLAEIPSRPLPRAGAVAVEPPRAPRIAALVLAAGRSSRMGGSNKLLADVGGEPLVVRTVESVLASQARPVVVVTGHMAEAVSAPLAGRPLTIVHNPSFADGLSASLRAGLAALPADVDGVVVCLGDMPRVTPQAIDRLIAAYNPLEGRTVCVPTVQGKRGNPVLWDRGFFAEMAKLSGDAGAKTLLATHADQVIEVPVEDGGILYDVDTPDLLAELRG
- a CDS encoding type 1 glutamine amidotransferase; amino-acid sequence: MRILVVQNNRNAPAGIVGDALAEFGATLVTVAADEGEALPATPEGYHGLLVLGGPQDAWNDAQGPHFPQVMELIRAFAAEERPVMGICLGAQLAARAFGARVYRHSVAEIGVGAVRLFNAASDDPLFGGLEPELHMVQWHYDTFEFPEGAVPLAWSAACMRQAFRLGRNLYAFQFHPEADAAIVRGWAEKFGVDSRERNRAVLDGLDAALERHLPAAEAVARTISRRWLDLVIERAS
- a CDS encoding bifunctional metallophosphatase/5'-nucleotidase, whose product is MLTRIRTLAGAAALAGALLFPATLLFPTTASAQNGTVTFLHFNDIYEISPVKGRGGFAPLMTVLKAERERSAGALTTVGGDFLSPSLLSGTTQGAQMPDLFNAMGVDVVGFGNHEFDFGTEVLKARIAESKFPWIGTNIAGPDGQPLPGSVATWTKTVGDVKVGFVGLLTPETAHLSSGGAEATFTNVQAAAALAVKGLRDAGAHVVVALTHQTIAEDRDLAVKVKGIDLVLGGHDHDPISFYEGSTLILKAGADGHYLGVIDLAVSTKATDKGPATTVAPAGWRFVSTAGLAPDAEVGALVKRYTDQLDATLAGVIGRTETDLDSRKDVVRSQETTMGNLIADALRDGLKADVTITNGGGIRADTLHPAGSSLTRKDIFAEMPFGNVAVLTLLSGADILAALEHGVSKVEDKAGRFPQVSGLTFAYDPKLPSGTRVTGVTVGGQPLDPAKTYRVATNDYMLKGGDGYAALTRGRTVVDASGAVLMATMVMDYVEAKKTVAPKVEGRIVAK
- a CDS encoding phasin family protein, with translation MASEKDAQTIARDTAAKGRNVAEDTTRRMAETAAEATQRGADTASDMMGKATQVAGQVAGQTTDQLNRMMGLSAEAQGEVAQQARENMDVMTQCGSVLMDGMQSIMREWMGFAQEAMARNAEGINAMMRSRSVQDLYAAQSSMVKDEMELLLNRSVKISELSAKTANDAVRRLNARAEGAARHARRSA